A region from the Desulfitobacterium dehalogenans ATCC 51507 genome encodes:
- a CDS encoding 4Fe-4S dicluster domain-containing protein: MNQKGFVFNPNRCLGCRSCQTACSVNHNLPPGITLRKVTAIELAMEGRLLKYYLSSSCNHCLNPECFRLCPNHAYRKRRDGIVVFDEGKCKGCGTCIRSCPFEAPVLLPDTGKVIKCDLCFDKLEEGEEPFCIAACPVEALQLFDPLKHHEHLLLKTLPGIPRIQVTRPAARYHPLKIGKQVGLHLPNHTIMKEGDRND; this comes from the coding sequence ATGAATCAAAAAGGTTTTGTTTTTAATCCAAACCGTTGTCTTGGCTGCCGTTCTTGCCAGACGGCATGCTCTGTCAACCATAACTTGCCGCCAGGTATTACTCTGCGCAAAGTAACTGCCATTGAATTGGCAATGGAAGGGCGTCTCCTGAAATACTATCTTTCTTCATCCTGTAATCATTGTCTCAATCCTGAATGTTTTCGTTTATGTCCTAATCACGCCTACCGTAAACGGAGAGACGGTATTGTCGTTTTCGACGAAGGAAAATGCAAGGGTTGCGGCACCTGTATACGCAGCTGTCCTTTCGAAGCTCCTGTACTTCTCCCCGATACCGGAAAAGTCATCAAATGCGATTTATGCTTCGATAAATTGGAAGAAGGTGAGGAACCTTTCTGTATAGCGGCCTGTCCTGTCGAAGCTTTGCAACTCTTTGATCCCTTGAAACATCACGAGCACCTTTTGCTTAAGACCCTCCCTGGAATCCCCCGAATTCAGGTTACTCGGCCGGCAGCCCGCTATCACCCACTTAAAATAGGGAAACAGGTTGGCTTACATCTCCCGAACCATACTATCATGAAGGAAGGTGACCGTAATGACTAA
- a CDS encoding PucR family transcriptional regulator — protein MTNPGGLFYQLIQDLAQGKGIPHLIWRLSQILNRPVLLTNSVHRILACHDPLNLNLNLDEFLYVPDVKINEADFLNRSEHILHHAQFTLNNQIFPFVYLPLLTGDYCLGYCIVLDTTPVTNALKLKPLSAEDKQTILDASMPLLLSLKSSCEDSLRQEQYRDDFIRDILYNNYDSKATIHEKVKSWGWNLQGSLLALVIDLPDKDFKTAREILPRLFNHSSPISAYINLQLVVILNINGLKKAKLKTSLANFINSFLDRLADHGKKRSSIGVGIGSGVPSVTDLYKSYQEAKVAWELGKVFDHKSVCYFEEMGFLKFIFTQPARELEEFSQRVLGPLIEYDQAENTGLLDSLRVFIEYKCQIAECAKALYVHENTLRNRIKKIEQVTGFDLRRVDHMVNVYIALQVLNLGKDD, from the coding sequence ATGACTAATCCCGGTGGCCTATTCTATCAGCTCATTCAAGATCTTGCCCAAGGTAAAGGTATACCTCACTTAATCTGGCGCTTATCTCAAATCCTTAATCGGCCGGTGCTGCTTACCAATTCAGTCCACCGTATTTTGGCTTGCCATGATCCCTTGAACCTCAATCTTAACTTAGATGAGTTCTTATATGTTCCCGATGTAAAAATCAATGAAGCTGATTTTCTAAACCGCTCTGAGCACATTCTGCATCATGCTCAATTCACTTTAAATAATCAGATCTTTCCCTTTGTCTATTTGCCCTTGCTGACCGGAGATTATTGCTTGGGCTATTGTATTGTCCTGGACACCACCCCCGTTACCAATGCACTAAAGCTAAAACCTCTGTCTGCAGAAGACAAGCAAACTATCTTAGATGCGTCTATGCCCTTGCTTCTCTCACTGAAAAGCAGCTGTGAAGACAGCTTAAGACAAGAACAATACCGGGACGATTTCATTCGCGATATCCTTTACAACAATTATGACTCAAAAGCGACTATCCACGAAAAGGTGAAATCCTGGGGGTGGAATTTACAGGGATCCTTGCTTGCCTTAGTTATTGACCTCCCAGATAAAGATTTTAAAACGGCCCGGGAAATACTGCCCCGCTTATTTAACCACTCCTCACCGATCAGTGCTTATATCAACCTTCAATTGGTGGTTATTCTCAATATTAACGGATTAAAGAAGGCAAAGCTTAAAACTTCCTTGGCTAATTTTATTAACAGCTTTCTCGACCGGCTCGCTGACCACGGAAAAAAACGTTCCTCAATCGGTGTGGGAATAGGCTCAGGAGTCCCTTCTGTCACAGATTTATATAAAAGCTATCAGGAAGCCAAGGTTGCCTGGGAATTAGGAAAAGTCTTTGATCATAAAAGCGTTTGCTACTTTGAAGAGATGGGGTTTCTTAAATTTATCTTTACTCAGCCGGCCAGGGAACTGGAGGAATTCAGCCAACGGGTTCTAGGTCCTCTGATTGAATACGACCAAGCTGAGAATACAGGATTGCTGGACAGTCTCAGGGTCTTTATCGAGTATAAATGTCAGATTGCCGAATGCGCTAAAGCACTCTATGTTCATGAAAACACCCTGCGTAACCGCATCAAAAAAATCGAACAAGTAACAGGCTTCGACCTGCGCCGAGTTGATCATATGGTCAATGTTTATATTGCCTTACAAGTATTGAACTTGGGCAAAGATGATTAA